A genomic window from Treponema maltophilum ATCC 51939 includes:
- a CDS encoding formylglycine-generating enzyme family protein, producing the protein MSKEMKRNRIAILLFSVFFVLTNWSVFAKDTVPELVKQEEGYYYGYGKGATVAEAQLAAKRDLIENALAAELKAANVKSYKLELSDDAIKARLTDLKPYTQSKKKEPPAVTYRIKFADWEKKEKAYTDNLRTDLASRLNTSKNKKNPADKIAGAVDVLARLIKEGQTELLSAQPEGTELLSRRAEALCSDVSKSLVFTLSVKDGFVGPKTKFAVKVTDSSGTAASGLSLAVSWEAPDLPADSDATEVLEVSSVIKTDSLGNASIDYPVAEEYRDRAVMLTVQSAIARLLPSSALLKKLDAQSAVEGRYVYFSDLKAAFPSVAVPEGEFNAGAVAQDTRAQKKEAAHVASTGAYAIDLTPVTNARYAAYLYLTQNDKAPDYFDNSDYNQGKQPVVGISLKEAEDYAAWLSEQLGVTYRLPTEEEWEKAARAGAEVIYPWGDQSPTDGKRANYRGNGKFSKTSPVGAFENGNNAWGMVDVAGNVAEWTSSAHGIEGETNLRTVKGGSWMDGPTELRISNFRNIDSKNGYADVGFRLVQVQEVSE; encoded by the coding sequence ATGAGTAAAGAAATGAAACGGAATCGTATTGCGATTCTTTTGTTTTCTGTTTTTTTTGTTCTGACCAATTGGTCGGTTTTTGCAAAAGATACCGTCCCTGAACTGGTAAAACAGGAAGAAGGTTATTACTACGGTTACGGCAAAGGCGCTACCGTAGCGGAGGCCCAGCTCGCGGCAAAACGCGACCTTATAGAAAACGCCTTGGCCGCCGAGCTGAAGGCTGCAAACGTAAAGTCGTACAAACTCGAGCTGAGCGACGATGCGATTAAGGCGCGTCTGACCGATCTTAAGCCGTACACTCAGTCGAAAAAGAAAGAGCCGCCGGCGGTTACCTACCGGATAAAGTTTGCCGATTGGGAAAAGAAGGAAAAAGCCTACACCGACAATCTGCGCACAGATCTGGCTTCCCGCCTCAACACCAGCAAAAACAAAAAGAATCCGGCCGATAAGATAGCAGGTGCGGTTGATGTTCTTGCAAGACTGATTAAAGAAGGACAGACGGAACTGCTTTCCGCCCAGCCTGAAGGAACCGAACTGCTTTCGCGCAGAGCCGAAGCGCTTTGTTCCGACGTAAGCAAAAGCCTCGTTTTTACGCTTTCGGTAAAAGACGGCTTCGTCGGCCCCAAGACCAAGTTTGCGGTTAAAGTTACCGATTCGTCGGGTACCGCCGCATCCGGTCTTTCGCTTGCCGTTTCGTGGGAAGCCCCCGATCTTCCGGCGGATTCGGATGCAACCGAAGTTTTGGAAGTCAGCTCGGTTATCAAAACAGATTCGCTCGGCAACGCGTCCATCGATTATCCGGTTGCCGAAGAATACCGCGACAGAGCGGTTATGCTCACCGTACAGAGCGCCATAGCGCGTTTGCTTCCGTCGTCCGCCCTGCTTAAAAAGCTGGACGCGCAAAGCGCCGTCGAAGGCCGCTATGTGTATTTCAGCGATTTAAAGGCGGCGTTCCCGTCGGTTGCCGTTCCCGAAGGCGAATTTAATGCCGGAGCGGTTGCGCAGGATACGCGCGCACAAAAGAAAGAAGCGGCACACGTTGCTTCTACGGGCGCATACGCCATCGACCTTACGCCGGTAACGAATGCGCGCTATGCGGCCTACCTTTATCTGACGCAAAACGACAAAGCACCCGATTACTTCGATAACTCCGATTATAATCAGGGCAAGCAGCCGGTAGTCGGCATCAGCCTTAAAGAGGCCGAAGATTATGCGGCATGGCTTTCCGAACAGCTGGGCGTTACCTATCGGCTTCCGACCGAAGAAGAATGGGAAAAAGCGGCCCGCGCCGGAGCGGAAGTAATCTATCCGTGGGGCGATCAAAGTCCGACCGACGGCAAAAGGGCAAATTACAGGGGCAACGGCAAATTCTCAAAAACGTCGCCCGTAGGAGCTTTTGAAAACGGCAATAATGCATGGGGCATGGTCGATGTGGCCGGCAACGTAGCGGAGTGGACGTCGTCCGCTCACGGCATCGAGGGCGAAACGAATCTTCGCACCGTTAAAGGCGGTTCGTGGATGGACGGCCCGACCGAATTACGTATTTCAAATTTCCGCAATATAGACAGTAAAAACGGATACGCCGACGTCGGCTTCCGTTTGGTACAAGTACAGGAGGTTTCTGAATGA
- the glnA gene encoding type I glutamate--ammonia ligase produces the protein MSFTPQEIIQLAKKQNIRFVRLQFTDILGSLKNVAITVSQLEKALNNQCMFDGSSIEGFVRIEESDMYLRPDVTSYVHFPWRPQPDGVARLICDVYNTDGTPFEGCPRRVLRNVLDEASAMGYTFNVGPECEFFLFRTNKKGKPTLKTFDDAGYFDIGPIDPGEDVRRDIVLNLEEMGFEIEASHHECAPGQHEIDFKYGGALETADRVMTFKLAVKTIAHKHGLHATFMPKPIFGIAGSGMHVNLSLAKNGKNVFYNAADTNGLSAQAYSFIAGIMAHIKGMTAVLNPLVNSYKRLIPGQEAPVHIAWSAQNRSPLIRIPSSRGDSTRIELRSPDPSTNPYLALAVILAAGLDGVKNNLTPPDAVNGNIYKMSAEDRSRQKVESLPSCLEDAVKELEKDSFILNVLGPHISEKYIKAKKLECREYNTRVSQWEIDRYLKKY, from the coding sequence ATGTCTTTTACTCCGCAGGAAATCATTCAGCTCGCAAAAAAGCAAAATATCCGCTTTGTGCGTTTGCAGTTTACCGACATCCTCGGCTCGCTTAAAAACGTGGCGATCACCGTCAGTCAACTGGAAAAAGCGTTGAACAACCAATGCATGTTCGACGGCTCTTCAATTGAAGGCTTTGTCCGCATCGAAGAATCGGACATGTACTTGCGCCCGGACGTAACAAGCTACGTGCATTTTCCGTGGCGCCCCCAACCGGACGGCGTTGCCCGGCTTATCTGCGACGTATACAACACGGACGGCACTCCCTTTGAAGGCTGCCCGCGCCGCGTGTTGCGCAACGTGCTCGACGAAGCGTCTGCAATGGGCTACACTTTCAACGTCGGGCCCGAATGCGAATTCTTTTTATTCCGCACAAACAAAAAAGGAAAACCGACTTTAAAAACCTTCGACGACGCGGGCTACTTCGACATCGGCCCCATAGATCCGGGCGAAGACGTCAGGCGCGATATCGTATTGAATTTGGAAGAGATGGGGTTTGAAATAGAAGCCTCGCACCACGAATGCGCACCCGGTCAGCATGAGATTGACTTTAAATACGGCGGCGCTTTGGAAACGGCCGACCGCGTTATGACATTCAAACTGGCCGTAAAAACAATCGCGCACAAGCACGGCTTGCACGCGACTTTTATGCCCAAACCGATTTTCGGCATCGCCGGAAGCGGCATGCACGTAAACCTTTCGCTCGCAAAAAACGGTAAGAACGTCTTTTACAATGCCGCGGACACAAACGGATTAAGCGCGCAGGCCTACAGTTTTATCGCGGGCATAATGGCGCATATAAAGGGCATGACGGCCGTATTGAATCCGCTGGTCAATTCGTATAAGCGTTTGATTCCCGGGCAGGAAGCCCCCGTCCACATAGCATGGTCGGCTCAAAACCGCAGCCCGCTTATCAGAATTCCCTCTTCGCGCGGCGATTCCACACGCATAGAACTCCGTTCGCCCGATCCTTCAACAAATCCCTATCTTGCGCTTGCCGTTATTTTGGCAGCAGGTTTGGACGGCGTAAAAAACAATTTGACGCCTCCCGATGCGGTTAACGGCAATATTTATAAAATGAGCGCCGAAGACCGCAGCCGGCAAAAAGTGGAAAGTCTTCCTTCGTGTTTGGAAGATGCGGTAAAAGAACTCGAAAAGGATTCCTTTATTTTGAACGTGCTCGGACCGCACATAAGCGAAAAATACATTAAAGCAAAAAAGCTCGAATGCCGCGAATACAACACCCGCGTCAGCCAATGGGAAATCGACCGGTACTTAAAAAAATATTAA
- a CDS encoding 5-formyltetrahydrofolate cyclo-ligase — MSSREIPNMTVREQKAALRRSVIELLHQTQAEEFPSSFFRSLRDFAPYRNAKSVLLYASLPYEAPTRGLIDFCLKDGKTTALPKTQKRKHADEGGIMDFYILSPDRPFREQTQIGPFGIAEPDSSCPLFVPDENRFPLLVCVPGIAFSETGIRLGRGAGYYDRYCERLTAAALQTPLIVYAGLCRDFQILEKVPYEKHDLRVQFLISEGGIWPVKAL, encoded by the coding sequence ATGTCGAGTCGGGAAATTCCGAATATGACTGTGCGGGAACAAAAAGCGGCGTTGCGCCGATCCGTCATCGAACTTTTGCATCAAACACAAGCCGAAGAATTTCCCAGCTCTTTTTTTCGGTCTTTGCGCGATTTTGCCCCGTACCGGAATGCGAAAAGCGTTCTTTTATATGCATCGCTCCCGTATGAAGCGCCTACGAGAGGCCTTATAGATTTTTGCCTGAAAGACGGTAAAACGACGGCTTTGCCCAAAACGCAAAAAAGAAAACATGCGGACGAAGGCGGCATTATGGACTTTTACATCCTTTCGCCCGACCGTCCTTTTCGCGAACAAACGCAGATCGGCCCCTTCGGCATAGCCGAGCCGGATTCATCCTGCCCGCTCTTTGTTCCGGACGAAAATCGTTTTCCGCTTTTGGTATGCGTTCCTGGCATTGCCTTTTCCGAAACGGGAATCAGGCTCGGGCGCGGCGCAGGCTATTACGACCGCTATTGCGAACGGCTCACAGCCGCCGCGCTCCAAACGCCCTTAATCGTGTATGCCGGTTTATGCCGCGATTTTCAAATCCTTGAAAAAGTTCCGTACGAAAAGCACGACCTTCGCGTACAATTTCTTATAAGCGAAGGCGGCATATGGCCGGTTAAAGCCCTATAA
- the leuA gene encoding 2-isopropylmalate synthase translates to MAKYAPFGTIPIQNRRWPDAVITEAPVWVSVDLRDGNQALPVPMNIEQKLEFFKLLVKIGFKEIEVGFPSASETEYLFLRRLIEENLIPDDVRIQVLCQAREHLIQKTFECLRGVKKAIFHIYNSTSPAQRKYTFNMEKNEIVRIACEGVRCVQKYLPLVPESDIMLEYSPESFSNTEIDFSLEICEAVKKEWRKTCGGKIIFNLPTTVECATPNVYADQVEYFCTHISERSSVIVSVHNHNDRGTAVASAELALMAGAERVEGTLFGNGERTGNLDIITLALNMYVQGIDPQLKLWDINALMDAYRRLTGMSVHPRHPYAGELVFTAFSGSHQDAIRKGLNARKKECEKNTDVLWDIPYLPIDPHDIGREYEEIIRVNSQSGKGGSSWILEQHYGISVPKAMQSVLGAFITGEADKLQRELSSAEIFALFEKRWLQKTYPLELVDFIEKKADDQSAAVACSAKIRWKGELVTAEGRGNGPLDAFASALAQTPVPHFSVKSFHEHAIGTGSGTEAIAFVELNFGDGTNCWGCGKSSHIGHAGLYALVSAVNQLEGL, encoded by the coding sequence ATGGCAAAGTATGCTCCGTTCGGAACAATTCCGATTCAAAACCGCAGGTGGCCCGATGCGGTTATTACCGAAGCTCCCGTTTGGGTGTCGGTCGATTTACGCGACGGGAACCAGGCCTTACCCGTTCCGATGAACATCGAGCAAAAATTGGAATTCTTTAAACTGCTGGTTAAAATCGGTTTTAAGGAAATCGAAGTGGGTTTTCCGAGCGCATCGGAAACCGAATATCTTTTTTTGCGCCGTCTTATTGAAGAAAACCTCATTCCGGACGATGTACGGATACAAGTGCTTTGCCAAGCGCGCGAACATCTTATACAAAAAACTTTTGAATGTTTGCGTGGCGTAAAAAAAGCAATCTTCCATATATACAATTCGACCTCGCCGGCCCAGCGCAAATATACGTTCAATATGGAAAAAAACGAAATTGTCCGCATCGCCTGCGAGGGTGTGCGCTGCGTACAAAAATATCTTCCGCTCGTTCCCGAAAGCGACATAATGCTCGAATATTCGCCGGAAAGTTTTTCGAATACCGAAATCGATTTTTCGCTTGAAATCTGCGAAGCCGTAAAAAAAGAATGGCGCAAAACCTGCGGCGGAAAGATTATTTTTAATTTGCCGACGACCGTCGAATGCGCGACGCCGAATGTGTACGCCGACCAAGTGGAATATTTTTGCACGCATATAAGCGAGCGCTCGTCGGTTATCGTAAGCGTTCACAACCATAACGACCGGGGAACCGCCGTAGCTTCCGCCGAACTTGCGTTAATGGCCGGCGCCGAACGGGTTGAAGGAACGCTTTTCGGCAACGGGGAACGGACGGGTAATTTGGATATTATCACGCTCGCTTTAAATATGTACGTACAAGGGATCGACCCGCAGCTGAAACTGTGGGACATCAACGCGCTAATGGATGCGTACCGGCGCCTGACAGGCATGAGCGTTCATCCGCGGCACCCGTATGCGGGAGAACTCGTTTTTACGGCATTCAGCGGGTCGCATCAGGATGCGATCAGAAAGGGCTTGAACGCGCGCAAAAAAGAGTGCGAAAAAAATACCGACGTTTTGTGGGACATTCCCTACCTGCCGATCGATCCGCATGATATAGGAAGGGAATATGAAGAAATTATCAGAGTGAACAGCCAAAGCGGAAAGGGCGGTTCTTCGTGGATATTGGAACAGCACTACGGCATATCGGTCCCGAAAGCGATGCAAAGCGTGCTGGGCGCGTTCATCACCGGCGAAGCGGACAAACTGCAAAGAGAATTGTCGAGCGCCGAAATATTCGCTTTATTCGAAAAACGCTGGCTGCAAAAAACGTATCCGCTCGAGTTGGTCGATTTTATCGAAAAAAAGGCGGACGACCAAAGCGCTGCGGTGGCTTGTTCGGCAAAAATCCGTTGGAAGGGCGAACTTGTGACGGCGGAAGGAAGGGGAAACGGACCGCTCGATGCGTTCGCATCGGCTTTGGCGCAAACTCCCGTGCCGCATTTCAGCGTAAAATCCTTCCATGAACACGCGATCGGAACCGGTTCCGGTACCGAGGCCATTGCCTTTGTCGAATTGAATTTCGGCGACGGCACAAATTGCTGGGGCTGCGGCAAAAGTTCGCACATCGGGCATGCCGGTCTTTACGCTTTGGTAAGCGCGGTCAATCAGCTCGAAGGTCTTTAA
- a CDS encoding M16 family metallopeptidase, with translation MHAKSVLRLLAALCLFFAAHSATAQSDFLPENFYSYKLENGLELYVQEDFTVPALKVEYVTKAGTARQQKDTAGFFRLYSALFWQNAVPGIRAYEREGANGFSAECASSQSRYGFTVPVQSFEKVLALFASALKQPKFSDSAIRNEFESLKSESASYASSAGGFINAAVDAQVLSRSPWKKDSFLQSALFAKMNTEAARQKLSRIARIWYVPNQSALFVSGPLNAQTVLDTVKKELADWEYAVYSPPDTDRIDAPQTPDAPKTSNAQGGRFVLVSDDFSKDFNQALIQYTAPAFGADNLHSAAAWAAAEILRQKQSLLDPAQGETDVSFSADGVDSRISVQALFPASLHAQKDNPADNIEALLNAVNKAVRSVSEGDLTEAQTRARFLQTQALKGPESFIRALSANWAYGGAKYFFEWPKSVQSLTLQQVKDAFTPPWIFLFVHTSQYNLYEKRFAKDGWTVIKQGKKSAGASSTQTAKNRTENRSKNQGEADGAKSERTKAVESYASYTESLAERFTLSSGIRVSVQRLPNTAWVCFILNIRGGELKYGFEKKGLESLAVQNLAQTLRQKIAESAADKAIRNIPEIETNTELFSARLSFTCPTENLPLLTDFLSASLQKNDVSLAQADELYFTEAFNRRSQDISPDNQLQKAAMETFFGAGVSAPLFASADKLLPSVTYDEIRNACLSLYDPENIDIILCGDVPQRIKETLESRFGKEAVKPLSEQHKIAYTKTSFEPAFTEGEQTVRLRHVFLSDIPADQAGERPAKLIPTTDFSDPALLYLKSPEFGTKEAVIFAALMHEIAERLTQKFQSAQNAPALSVRAHTDAEPFFLSSLYFSKVKSKSRLQKAYKDCLREFSSELKELQKPKPKISAQNFCGGIAARYAGAVSHSFMTLESRADLMRQGAEYADNPSFYIEQMRMIGNAGVKDFESVFSKYIEQANLFWLFSADTKR, from the coding sequence ATGCATGCAAAGTCCGTTTTGCGGTTGCTAGCCGCTCTCTGTTTGTTTTTTGCCGCGCACAGTGCGACGGCTCAAAGCGATTTTTTGCCCGAAAATTTTTATTCGTATAAACTGGAAAACGGTCTTGAACTCTATGTACAGGAAGACTTTACGGTTCCCGCGCTCAAAGTCGAATACGTTACGAAAGCCGGAACCGCGCGCCAGCAAAAAGATACGGCGGGCTTTTTCCGCTTATATTCCGCACTTTTTTGGCAAAACGCCGTGCCCGGCATACGGGCCTACGAACGCGAAGGCGCCAACGGTTTCAGCGCCGAATGCGCCTCTTCACAATCGCGCTACGGCTTTACCGTTCCGGTACAAAGCTTTGAAAAAGTTTTAGCCCTTTTTGCATCGGCTTTAAAACAGCCGAAATTCTCCGACAGCGCAATACGGAATGAATTCGAATCGCTCAAAAGCGAAAGCGCCTCATACGCGTCGAGTGCGGGCGGTTTTATAAATGCGGCGGTGGACGCGCAGGTTCTTTCGCGTTCGCCGTGGAAAAAAGATTCGTTTTTGCAAAGCGCCCTTTTTGCAAAAATGAATACCGAAGCCGCCCGGCAAAAGCTGTCGCGCATTGCACGCATTTGGTATGTTCCCAATCAAAGCGCGCTGTTTGTAAGCGGGCCGCTGAATGCGCAAACGGTGCTTGATACGGTAAAAAAGGAATTGGCCGATTGGGAATACGCCGTTTATTCACCGCCGGATACCGACCGGATTGACGCGCCGCAAACACCCGATGCGCCGAAAACATCGAACGCGCAAGGCGGGCGGTTCGTACTCGTATCCGACGATTTTTCCAAAGACTTTAACCAAGCGCTCATTCAATACACTGCACCCGCTTTCGGTGCCGACAACCTGCATTCGGCCGCCGCTTGGGCCGCAGCGGAAATTTTGCGGCAAAAGCAAAGCCTGCTCGATCCGGCGCAAGGAGAAACGGACGTTTCGTTCAGCGCAGACGGCGTCGACAGCCGCATAAGCGTTCAAGCGCTTTTTCCCGCAAGCCTGCACGCGCAAAAAGACAATCCCGCCGACAATATCGAAGCGCTTTTGAACGCGGTAAACAAAGCCGTTCGAAGCGTGTCCGAGGGCGACCTTACCGAAGCTCAAACGCGCGCGCGCTTTTTGCAAACGCAAGCACTCAAAGGCCCCGAAAGTTTTATCCGAGCCCTCAGCGCAAACTGGGCGTACGGCGGCGCCAAGTATTTTTTTGAATGGCCTAAAAGCGTGCAAAGTCTTACATTACAGCAAGTTAAGGACGCTTTTACACCGCCGTGGATTTTTTTGTTTGTGCATACGAGTCAGTACAATCTGTACGAAAAGCGTTTTGCAAAAGACGGCTGGACGGTTATAAAACAGGGCAAAAAATCAGCCGGAGCATCTTCGACGCAAACGGCAAAAAACCGGACTGAAAATCGGTCTAAAAATCAAGGCGAAGCGGACGGCGCGAAATCCGAGCGGACGAAGGCCGTCGAAAGCTATGCTTCATACACCGAAAGCCTTGCCGAGCGCTTTACGCTTTCGTCGGGCATAAGGGTAAGCGTCCAACGGCTTCCGAACACGGCGTGGGTATGCTTTATTTTAAACATACGCGGCGGCGAATTAAAATACGGTTTTGAAAAAAAAGGACTCGAAAGTCTTGCCGTGCAAAACCTTGCCCAAACGCTCAGACAAAAAATTGCGGAAAGCGCCGCAGACAAAGCAATCCGGAATATTCCCGAAATCGAAACGAATACCGAACTTTTTTCGGCACGGCTTTCCTTTACCTGTCCGACCGAAAATCTTCCGCTTTTAACGGACTTTCTTTCGGCCTCTTTGCAAAAAAACGACGTAAGCCTTGCGCAAGCCGACGAGTTGTATTTTACCGAAGCGTTCAACCGGCGATCGCAGGACATATCGCCGGACAATCAATTGCAAAAAGCCGCGATGGAAACCTTTTTCGGCGCGGGAGTGTCGGCTCCGCTTTTCGCCTCCGCCGACAAACTGCTTCCTTCCGTTACCTATGACGAAATACGGAACGCCTGCCTTTCCCTGTACGATCCCGAAAATATCGATATAATTTTGTGCGGTGATGTTCCGCAGCGCATAAAGGAAACGCTCGAAAGCCGCTTCGGGAAAGAGGCCGTAAAGCCCCTTTCCGAACAGCATAAAATCGCGTATACGAAAACATCGTTTGAACCGGCTTTTACCGAAGGCGAACAAACCGTACGGCTGCGCCACGTATTTTTAAGCGACATTCCGGCCGACCAAGCGGGAGAACGGCCAGCAAAGCTCATCCCGACAACGGATTTTTCGGATCCCGCCCTTCTCTATCTTAAGAGTCCCGAATTCGGCACAAAAGAAGCGGTCATTTTTGCGGCGCTTATGCATGAAATTGCCGAACGGCTTACGCAAAAATTCCAAAGCGCGCAAAACGCGCCGGCTCTTTCCGTCAGGGCGCACACCGACGCCGAGCCTTTTTTTCTTTCTTCGCTGTATTTTTCAAAAGTAAAAAGCAAAAGCCGGCTGCAAAAAGCGTATAAAGACTGTCTGCGCGAATTTTCGTCCGAGCTGAAAGAACTGCAAAAGCCGAAACCGAAAATCTCGGCGCAGAATTTTTGCGGCGGAATTGCCGCCCGCTACGCAGGTGCCGTTTCGCATTCGTTTATGACGCTCGAATCGCGTGCCGATCTTATGCGGCAGGGAGCCGAATACGCGGATAATCCTTCCTTTTATATAGAACAAATGCGCATGATCGGCAATGCGGGCGTGAAGGATTTTGAGTCCGTGTTTTCAAAATACATCGAACAGGCAAACCTCTTTTGGCTTTTTTCGGCCGACACGAAAAGATAA
- a CDS encoding ABC transporter substrate-binding protein has protein sequence MKLSKKGIIAIVIIALVVLGSAIGFLIWKAQPKGATVAVSILPDSLNPVLEQNTSGLNADELLFDGLVNFEVDKASGSLYSELALAESIVQNPVDKKTYTVMLRDVMWHDGTPVTSDDIVYSFAAYTLEANNSPKRDYLMSFIKEVTALDEKTVKIEFINPIPEFRAYPVLTFKIVPSRYNGQEMQVNMRAGENERKFATAPVGTGPFKLATWEIGKWLTFDANGTYFKNTPQTTSLVMKRVIDPIIRMNEMRQGRVNLILETNPLDRTEVAKIPNVEINSYIPYAFYEVAINTKLFPNAEGRQAMAMALDRPSLIPSITDRDSGVILNYGPFPSNLFSANIPEYVNQPMPNNLPYNVQKAKILAASGGISGQNAILLYPDSMGEFGEKMANGIAKQLAAIGLNVEARRTGDRVFDRMVNTEKSYELALMYCEGFDNLYSSIGDWYRSNGEKNVTGVADGKLNSLFDAWEKEIVTANWINLTLQIDKRICELSPALFLCSLEKDVYSRGLENVAIATDNPFLSVEYWKLK, from the coding sequence ATGAAGCTCAGTAAAAAAGGCATTATTGCCATTGTTATCATCGCCCTTGTCGTGTTGGGCTCGGCGATCGGATTTTTAATTTGGAAAGCCCAGCCGAAAGGCGCTACCGTTGCGGTTTCGATACTGCCGGACTCTTTGAACCCCGTATTGGAACAAAACACGTCGGGCTTGAACGCCGACGAACTTTTGTTCGACGGTCTTGTCAATTTTGAAGTCGATAAAGCGAGCGGTTCGCTTTATTCCGAACTCGCCCTTGCCGAAAGCATTGTGCAGAACCCCGTAGACAAAAAAACGTATACGGTTATGCTGCGCGACGTTATGTGGCACGACGGTACGCCGGTTACTTCGGACGATATCGTCTATTCGTTTGCCGCTTATACGCTCGAAGCGAACAACTCGCCCAAACGCGACTATCTTATGTCGTTTATTAAGGAAGTTACCGCCCTCGACGAAAAAACGGTAAAGATTGAATTCATCAATCCTATTCCCGAATTCCGCGCGTATCCGGTACTTACGTTCAAAATCGTTCCGTCGCGCTACAACGGGCAGGAAATGCAGGTTAACATGCGCGCAGGCGAAAACGAACGCAAATTCGCAACCGCTCCGGTCGGAACCGGTCCGTTTAAGCTTGCAACATGGGAAATCGGAAAATGGCTGACTTTCGATGCAAACGGTACGTACTTTAAAAATACGCCGCAGACAACCAGCCTTGTTATGAAGCGCGTTATCGACCCGATTATCCGTATGAACGAAATGCGCCAAGGCCGCGTTAACTTGATTCTCGAAACGAATCCGCTTGACCGGACGGAAGTCGCAAAAATCCCGAATGTCGAGATCAATTCGTACATTCCGTATGCGTTCTACGAAGTGGCCATCAACACCAAGCTGTTCCCGAACGCGGAAGGCCGCCAGGCAATGGCGATGGCGTTGGACAGACCCTCGCTCATTCCGTCGATCACCGACCGGGATTCCGGCGTTATTTTGAATTACGGCCCCTTCCCGTCGAACCTGTTTTCGGCGAATATTCCCGAATACGTAAATCAGCCGATGCCGAACAACCTTCCCTACAATGTTCAAAAGGCCAAAATTCTTGCCGCTTCCGGCGGGATTTCCGGCCAAAACGCGATTCTTTTGTACCCCGACTCGATGGGCGAATTCGGCGAAAAAATGGCGAACGGCATTGCAAAACAGCTTGCCGCCATCGGCTTGAATGTCGAAGCGCGCCGCACCGGCGACCGTGTTTTCGACCGCATGGTCAACACAGAAAAATCGTACGAGCTTGCGCTCATGTACTGCGAAGGTTTCGATAACCTGTATTCGAGCATAGGCGACTGGTACCGCTCCAACGGTGAGAAGAATGTTACCGGCGTAGCGGACGGCAAACTCAATTCGCTTTTCGACGCATGGGAAAAAGAAATCGTTACCGCAAACTGGATCAACCTTACGCTCCAGATAGACAAACGCATTTGCGAGCTTTCGCCCGCACTGTTTTTGTGCTCTCTGGAAAAAGACGTATACTCCCGCGGTTTGGAAAACGTTGCAATCGCAACCGACAACCCCTTCCTTTCAGTAGAATACTGGAAGCTTAAATAG
- a CDS encoding SDR family oxidoreductase gives MNSIDSTVAVITGGSSGIGKALAKECLQKGYNVVIGARRKDVLKRCEAELSTYAGDSGAVSSCVLDVSDEKSIIRFADFCNQKYGKIDLLFNCAGIAVCKEFERTSSAEFTEVAAIDYAGTALMVKYSLPLLQKSGKGHIVAVSSMAGVMGVYGYSAYSPAKYAVVGFAEVLRAELIPHGIAVSLVLPADTQTPQFVAENATKPEITKRISGTIKPMSAEKSAKCIMKGLAKKRFLIIPGFMSKFIYHINRLFPNLMYAYSKRVIQNYLKNR, from the coding sequence ATGAATTCAATTGATTCAACCGTTGCCGTGATTACCGGCGGTTCAAGCGGTATAGGAAAGGCTCTTGCTAAAGAGTGTTTGCAAAAAGGGTACAATGTCGTTATCGGTGCGCGAAGAAAAGATGTGCTGAAGCGGTGCGAAGCCGAATTGTCGACGTATGCCGGCGACAGCGGCGCCGTAAGCTCCTGCGTGCTTGATGTATCGGATGAAAAATCGATAATCCGTTTTGCCGATTTTTGCAATCAAAAATACGGTAAAATCGATTTGCTGTTTAATTGCGCCGGAATCGCCGTCTGCAAGGAATTCGAGCGCACGTCTTCGGCCGAATTTACGGAAGTCGCCGCGATCGATTATGCGGGTACGGCTTTAATGGTAAAGTATTCTTTGCCCCTTCTACAAAAAAGCGGGAAGGGGCATATCGTTGCGGTTTCTTCGATGGCGGGCGTTATGGGCGTGTACGGCTACAGCGCGTACAGTCCCGCAAAATACGCAGTCGTCGGCTTTGCGGAAGTTTTACGGGCGGAACTTATTCCGCACGGGATTGCCGTTTCGCTTGTGCTTCCCGCCGACACGCAAACCCCGCAGTTTGTCGCCGAAAACGCTACAAAGCCCGAAATTACCAAACGCATTTCCGGGACGATTAAACCGATGTCTGCCGAAAAATCCGCCAAATGCATTATGAAGGGCCTTGCAAAAAAGCGCTTTTTGATTATTCCCGGTTTTATGTCGAAGTTTATCTACCATATTAACCGGCTGTTCCCGAATCTTATGTACGCGTATTCGAAGCGCGTCATTCAAAATTATTTGAAAAACCGCTGA